A portion of the Rubritalea squalenifaciens DSM 18772 genome contains these proteins:
- the ileS gene encoding isoleucine--tRNA ligase, protein MDAENYKDTLSLPQTDFPMRGDLVKREPKRLQQWESQGLYQRIQQRRKEQNAPRYILHDGPPFANGDVHMGTALNKLLKDLVLKSKTMAGFETPYIPGWDCHGLPIEFKVVQAARDLEPAEIRRRCVDFASKWIDTQKASFRRLGVFGDWDNPYLTLDPAYEADIVRTFAALIDKKAVYQSKKPVQWSYGAQTALAEAEVEYMEKKSPSLYVEFPLVSDKFGENVSMVIWTTTPWTLPANLGIAVHPLFTYIVGRFEKATDDGVITKNLVVVKELIETIKEKTGFELKETLKEVKGEEFEGLEAQHPFLDRTSKLILANFVTTDTGSGAVHIAPGHGADDYVAGQQNGLGVLSPVDDEGKYTEEVGMSEFVGQHVFDCNVPIIKILAGKGFLLGKETYKHSYPHCWRSKTPIIFRAVEQFFISLDGLREKALEEIDKVNWLPKWGRNRIYGTVEARPDWCVSRQRTWGVPVPVFFDDKGEAVIDSELARKIADLIEAEGSNIWFELNDEQLCERLGLPAGYKKCRDTLDVWIDSGSSHVAVMERRPELSVPADLYLEATDQHRGWFQSSLMLSVGVRDAAPYKSVLTHGFVVDKDKKGKLSKSEAEKSGKPIDAAHYYNKYGADIVRLWVSSVDWQTEVPFGEDLFKDIAEPYRRLRNTLRILLGNLDGFNAETDRVAKADMPLLDQWVIEKLHTVIKDCRAAYEAFEFRKVFTVINQFCASDLSAVYVDVTKDRMYCDGQDSLRRRSTQTVMHDVFTALAKLLAPILAFTADEAWEHAGFEGSVHEQDFPEATPETAPGVASEKVKELLEIRGVIQTAIEEKVQSKAFNKNNEASVVLTVTDKVTCLDELNNREFATEFFILADLKVEQGAELKAEASATEHCMCPRCRRYEPLLSSGLCERCDSVVATV, encoded by the coding sequence ATGGACGCCGAGAATTATAAAGACACACTGAGCCTGCCGCAGACGGATTTCCCGATGCGTGGAGACTTGGTCAAGCGCGAGCCGAAAAGGCTGCAGCAGTGGGAATCTCAAGGCCTGTACCAGCGAATTCAGCAGCGCCGTAAGGAGCAAAACGCTCCGCGCTACATCCTTCATGACGGCCCTCCATTTGCCAACGGCGATGTACACATGGGCACAGCACTCAATAAGTTGCTGAAGGATCTCGTGCTGAAATCCAAGACGATGGCGGGTTTCGAGACGCCCTACATTCCTGGTTGGGACTGCCACGGTCTTCCAATTGAGTTCAAGGTGGTTCAGGCTGCCCGCGATCTAGAGCCAGCTGAGATCCGCCGCCGTTGTGTGGATTTCGCCAGCAAGTGGATTGATACCCAGAAGGCTTCTTTCCGTCGTCTCGGGGTGTTTGGGGATTGGGATAATCCGTATCTCACCCTCGACCCTGCCTATGAGGCAGACATCGTTCGAACCTTTGCAGCCCTGATCGACAAGAAGGCAGTATATCAGAGCAAGAAGCCGGTGCAATGGTCCTACGGGGCGCAGACAGCCCTAGCTGAAGCCGAAGTGGAGTACATGGAGAAGAAGTCTCCGTCTCTCTATGTAGAGTTCCCTCTGGTCAGTGACAAGTTCGGTGAGAATGTGTCCATGGTGATCTGGACGACCACCCCATGGACGCTTCCCGCGAACCTCGGTATCGCCGTGCACCCGCTCTTCACTTACATCGTTGGGCGCTTCGAGAAAGCGACGGATGATGGTGTGATCACCAAGAATCTCGTCGTGGTCAAAGAGCTTATTGAGACCATCAAGGAGAAGACCGGTTTCGAACTCAAAGAGACTCTCAAGGAAGTAAAGGGTGAGGAATTTGAAGGGCTTGAGGCTCAGCATCCATTCCTGGATCGCACGTCCAAGCTGATCTTGGCAAACTTTGTGACCACCGATACGGGTTCTGGTGCGGTACACATCGCTCCAGGCCATGGTGCTGATGACTACGTGGCTGGTCAGCAGAATGGACTCGGCGTTCTTTCTCCAGTGGATGACGAGGGCAAATACACTGAAGAAGTGGGAATGTCTGAATTCGTCGGCCAGCATGTTTTTGACTGCAATGTCCCGATCATCAAGATTCTCGCCGGTAAAGGCTTTTTGCTAGGCAAGGAGACTTACAAGCACAGCTATCCACACTGCTGGAGATCCAAGACTCCGATCATTTTCCGTGCAGTCGAACAGTTCTTCATTTCCCTGGATGGTCTTCGTGAAAAGGCTCTTGAAGAAATCGACAAGGTCAACTGGCTGCCAAAGTGGGGTCGTAACCGTATCTATGGTACCGTAGAAGCCCGCCCAGACTGGTGTGTATCTCGCCAGCGTACTTGGGGGGTTCCCGTTCCAGTGTTCTTCGATGATAAGGGTGAAGCTGTGATCGACTCTGAGTTGGCGCGCAAGATTGCTGACCTCATTGAAGCGGAAGGTTCCAATATCTGGTTCGAGCTGAATGATGAGCAGCTTTGCGAGCGTCTTGGCCTTCCAGCGGGCTATAAGAAGTGCCGTGACACTCTCGACGTCTGGATTGATTCCGGTTCCAGCCATGTGGCTGTCATGGAGCGTCGCCCAGAGTTGAGTGTCCCAGCGGACCTTTACCTTGAGGCTACTGACCAGCACCGCGGTTGGTTCCAGTCATCCCTCATGCTTTCCGTGGGCGTTCGTGATGCAGCTCCCTACAAGTCTGTCCTCACTCACGGTTTCGTAGTGGACAAGGACAAGAAGGGTAAGCTCTCAAAGTCCGAGGCTGAGAAGAGCGGTAAGCCGATCGATGCTGCCCACTACTATAACAAGTATGGGGCTGATATCGTGCGTCTCTGGGTATCCTCCGTGGACTGGCAGACTGAAGTGCCGTTCGGTGAGGACCTATTCAAGGATATCGCTGAGCCATATCGCCGTCTGCGTAATACACTGCGAATCCTCTTGGGTAACCTGGATGGTTTCAATGCTGAGACTGACCGTGTGGCCAAGGCTGACATGCCTCTGCTCGATCAATGGGTCATTGAAAAGCTACACACGGTCATCAAGGACTGCCGTGCTGCTTATGAAGCATTCGAATTCCGCAAGGTCTTCACCGTGATAAACCAGTTCTGTGCAAGTGACCTTTCCGCAGTCTACGTGGATGTGACCAAGGATAGAATGTATTGTGATGGTCAGGATAGCCTGCGCCGCCGTTCAACTCAGACGGTCATGCATGATGTCTTTACGGCTCTTGCCAAGCTTCTTGCCCCGATTCTTGCCTTCACAGCTGACGAAGCTTGGGAGCACGCAGGATTTGAAGGTTCCGTGCACGAACAGGATTTCCCTGAGGCGACTCCAGAAACCGCTCCTGGCGTAGCCAGCGAGAAGGTGAAGGAATTGCTTGAGATCCGTGGCGTGATCCAGACTGCCATCGAAGAGAAGGTGCAGTCCAAGGCCTTCAATAAGAACAACGAGGCTTCCGTGGTTCTCACCGTGACCGACAAGGTCACTTGTCTGGATGAGCTCAACAATCGGGAGTTTGCCACTGAGTTCTTCATCTTGGCTGATCTCAAGGTGGAGCAGGGAGCTGAACTGAAGGCTGAAGCCTCTGCTACTGAGCACTGCATGTGTCCACGTTGCCGCCGTTATGAGCCGCTCCTCAGCAGTGGTCTCTGTGAGCGCTGCGACTCAGTCGTGGCGACGGTCTAA
- a CDS encoding polyprenyl synthetase family protein, producing the protein MALLKPFSDSQGRIPFELVRKEINKVEAQIRDQVRAFDPNVEPYIDYICNTSGKRIRPALAILAGGAVGEISDDNLKIGVILELIHMATLVHDDIIDGATTRRKVPTANAKWGNGMAVLLGDALFSHSLLLATEFGSIDICRKVGKASREVCEGEVMQTQRRFDLTLTKEDYFHIIAMKTGALFAAAAGISASISGADEEVEQKLYDYGLKLGTAYQIYDDCLDLVGAEDNVGKTLRTDLEKGKLTLPMLNLLESASEEKRSKLNKRIIEQQPLDLEVLVGIADYEGAIEQALDTASTMLVDARTNLDCLEDSKYRKGLIEITHYLDGLLNKCRK; encoded by the coding sequence ATGGCACTACTGAAACCATTTTCCGATTCTCAGGGGCGTATTCCATTCGAACTCGTCCGCAAGGAAATCAATAAGGTTGAAGCACAAATCCGCGATCAGGTTCGTGCATTCGACCCTAATGTAGAGCCGTATATCGACTACATCTGTAATACCAGCGGCAAGCGTATCCGCCCGGCTTTGGCAATTCTTGCAGGTGGAGCCGTAGGCGAGATTTCAGACGACAACCTCAAGATCGGCGTCATTCTGGAACTCATCCACATGGCTACCTTGGTGCACGATGACATCATCGACGGCGCCACGACACGCCGCAAGGTGCCAACCGCCAACGCCAAATGGGGCAATGGAATGGCCGTCTTGCTTGGAGACGCCCTCTTCTCCCACTCCCTCCTGCTCGCCACAGAGTTTGGCTCTATTGATATCTGCCGCAAGGTGGGCAAGGCCTCCCGCGAAGTCTGTGAAGGAGAAGTCATGCAGACCCAGCGCCGCTTCGACCTCACGCTGACCAAGGAAGACTACTTCCATATCATCGCCATGAAGACTGGCGCCCTCTTTGCCGCTGCCGCTGGCATTTCTGCCTCAATTTCCGGAGCAGATGAAGAGGTAGAACAGAAACTTTACGACTACGGGCTCAAGCTCGGCACCGCTTACCAGATCTATGACGACTGTCTCGATCTCGTTGGCGCGGAAGATAACGTCGGCAAGACGCTCCGTACCGACCTGGAAAAAGGTAAACTCACCCTCCCAATGCTCAACCTGCTGGAGTCAGCCTCTGAAGAGAAGCGCTCCAAGCTCAACAAGCGCATTATCGAGCAACAACCGCTCGATCTTGAAGTCTTGGTCGGCATAGCTGACTACGAGGGAGCGATCGAACAGGCTCTCGATACAGCCTCTACAATGCTTGTAGACGCCCGCACCAATCTCGATTGCCTTGAAGATAGCAAATACCGTAAAGGGCTCATTGAAATCACTCACTATCTGGACGGCCTTCTTAATAAGTGCCGCAAGTAA
- a CDS encoding shikimate kinase produces MTLEAGHLRITSYTAAMQSESSESVPARNIVLIGFMGSGKSTVGRELGKLLGYPIVDTDHKIEEQEGLTIPEIFSTKGEDYFRTTETKLIQSLCEEGISHHIIATGGGLPMREENRPLIRQLGYVVWLQADVDTILNRTSRNSNRPLLQTDNPRKTIEELLEKRNPVYEEVCHLRIRTSNLDIEETAHGILESARYFFAQS; encoded by the coding sequence ATGACTCTGGAGGCTGGTCATCTCCGCATCACCAGCTACACTGCTGCCATGCAATCAGAATCAAGCGAATCCGTACCTGCCAGGAATATTGTCCTGATAGGCTTCATGGGTTCGGGAAAATCAACCGTTGGCCGCGAGCTTGGCAAACTGCTCGGCTACCCCATCGTGGATACCGACCACAAGATCGAGGAACAGGAAGGGCTCACCATCCCGGAGATCTTCTCCACCAAGGGTGAGGATTACTTCCGCACAACCGAGACTAAACTCATCCAGTCACTGTGCGAAGAAGGAATCTCCCATCATATTATCGCTACAGGCGGCGGACTGCCCATGCGTGAAGAAAACCGCCCTCTGATCAGGCAGCTCGGCTACGTCGTCTGGCTGCAGGCGGATGTCGACACCATCCTCAACCGTACCTCGCGCAATTCCAACCGCCCCCTTCTCCAGACGGACAACCCTAGAAAAACCATCGAAGAACTCCTGGAAAAACGCAATCCAGTCTACGAAGAGGTCTGCCACCTGCGCATCCGGACCTCCAACCTGGATATCGAAGAAACCGCCCACGGAATCCTCGAGAGCGCAAGATACTTTTTCGCACAGTCTTGA
- a CDS encoding gamma carbonic anhydrase family protein has translation MAIESFDGHLPQIHQSVYVADSADIIGRVRLEEESSVWYNATLRGDINEIVIGPRSNVQDNAVIHLSDDYGSYIGEYVTVGHSAIVHAATVKDEVLVGMASCIMDGAVIGERSIIGAGALVTGGMVVPPGSLVLGSPAKVVKTLDIKDQQGIKHWAEKYVKNSKKYLSR, from the coding sequence ATGGCAATTGAGTCTTTTGACGGGCATCTACCACAAATTCACCAGAGTGTTTATGTGGCTGACAGTGCAGATATTATTGGGCGTGTACGCCTGGAGGAGGAGTCCAGTGTTTGGTACAATGCAACCTTGCGCGGCGATATTAATGAAATCGTGATCGGGCCTCGGTCCAATGTGCAGGACAATGCCGTGATTCATTTGTCAGACGACTACGGTAGCTATATCGGCGAATATGTGACCGTCGGTCACAGTGCGATTGTCCATGCGGCTACGGTGAAGGACGAAGTGCTCGTCGGCATGGCGTCCTGCATCATGGATGGGGCTGTGATCGGGGAGAGAAGCATTATCGGAGCGGGAGCGCTGGTGACTGGTGGTATGGTTGTTCCTCCAGGTTCATTGGTCTTGGGTAGTCCTGCCAAAGTGGTCAAAACCTTGGACATCAAAGATCAGCAGGGCATCAAGCATTGGGCTGAAAAGTATGTCAAAAATTCCAAGAAGTATCTTTCTCGCTGA
- a CDS encoding bifunctional nuclease family protein gives MSESLVKVEPVALLPTQAGCAVFLGDGKKSIVFYIEPGIGASINAVLSGAVPPRPLTHDLFCQTLEAFGAEVKRMLIVQVEGDVFYARLFLEAQNEIMERKIVELDARPSDCIALAVRSKAPMYVLKEVWDQLDDMSEVLEKMRKEGDSW, from the coding sequence ATGAGTGAATCCTTGGTCAAAGTAGAGCCAGTCGCCTTGTTGCCGACCCAGGCAGGATGCGCGGTCTTTCTAGGCGATGGGAAGAAGTCGATCGTCTTCTACATCGAGCCGGGAATTGGTGCCTCTATCAATGCGGTGCTCTCTGGCGCAGTGCCGCCCCGGCCGCTGACACACGATTTGTTCTGCCAGACCTTGGAGGCCTTTGGTGCAGAGGTGAAACGGATGCTCATCGTCCAGGTTGAAGGAGATGTCTTTTATGCAAGACTCTTTCTGGAAGCTCAGAATGAAATCATGGAGCGCAAGATCGTCGAGCTCGATGCTCGCCCCAGTGACTGCATTGCTCTCGCAGTACGTTCCAAAGCGCCGATGTATGTCCTGAAAGAAGTCTGGGACCAGCTGGACGACATGAGCGAAGTGCTCGAAAAAATGCGCAAGGAAGGCGATTCCTGGTAG